One Candidatus Omnitrophota bacterium DNA window includes the following coding sequences:
- a CDS encoding lysophospholipid acyltransferase family protein produces MLNYYLYRFGQFIALNLPLKFVYCFAMFLADLHYFFAFRDRRFVRNNLRVIFPDKPIRDLRKISRKVFQNFAKYLVDFFRFEKLDLEYIDKNIKLENLHHFDDALSKGKGAIVLTAHLGNWELGGVVIAQLKYPFWVVALPHKNKKVNGFFDTQRNGKGVKVIAMGKAVRSCISEIRNNHMVALVGDRDFTEKGIVIDFFGKPTHFPKGPAALSLMTGALIVPGFMLRNPDDSFTLRIEKPIEFSPTGDREKDLAGLVTVYKKIIEDYIRKYPEQWYVFHKFWVS; encoded by the coding sequence GTGCTAAATTATTATCTTTACCGCTTTGGCCAATTTATCGCTTTAAACTTACCGCTAAAATTTGTTTATTGTTTTGCAATGTTTTTAGCCGACCTACATTATTTTTTTGCATTCCGTGATAGGAGATTTGTAAGAAATAACCTAAGGGTTATTTTTCCGGATAAACCGATTAGAGATTTACGAAAGATTAGTAGAAAGGTTTTTCAAAATTTTGCCAAGTACCTGGTAGATTTTTTCCGTTTTGAAAAATTGGATCTTGAGTATATAGATAAAAATATAAAGTTGGAAAATTTGCATCATTTTGATGACGCCTTGTCTAAAGGCAAGGGCGCAATAGTATTAACTGCTCATTTAGGCAATTGGGAGCTTGGAGGAGTGGTTATCGCGCAATTAAAGTATCCTTTTTGGGTGGTAGCCTTGCCCCATAAAAACAAAAAAGTTAATGGATTTTTCGACACGCAGAGGAATGGAAAAGGGGTTAAGGTTATTGCCATGGGAAAAGCTGTCAGAAGCTGTATTTCCGAAATCAGAAATAATCATATGGTGGCTTTGGTGGGGGACCGGGATTTTACTGAAAAAGGGATTGTAATTGATTTTTTTGGTAAACCTACGCATTTTCCGAAAGGGCCGGCAGCTTTAAGCCTAATGACTGGGGCTTTGATTGTTCCCGGTTTCATGCTTAGGAATCCAGACGATAGTTTTACTTTGAGAATTGAAAAACCAATAGAATTTTCTCCTACCGGAGATAGGGAAAAAGATTTGGCAGGATTAGTTACTGTTTATAAGAAGATTATTGAAGATTATATCCGTAAATATCCCGAACAATGGTATGTTTTCCATAAATTCTGGGTTAGCTAA
- a CDS encoding cobalamin-binding protein has product MKKTIFLAVFFGLFFYSTAFAYARYISLAPSTTEILFALGLDEEIVGVSSYCNYPAQAKNKNRIGDFSSPNIEKIISLKPDYIFCTGLEQAPVITQLKQLKLNVYVADPVNVEELLKTIKEIGEITKRTSQATVLIQQMRNQIQAVTSKVELIPQGKRIKVFLEIWHEPLMTAAGGSFVDELVTLAGGINIAHDLPRPYCSFSAESVISLNPQCIILAYMDKEAPLKLIKQRFGWERIDAVKNGRIFNDIDPDILLRPGPRITKGLSQIYKRLYQ; this is encoded by the coding sequence ATGAAGAAAACTATTTTTCTAGCCGTATTTTTTGGTTTATTTTTTTACTCCACGGCTTTTGCGTATGCGCGCTATATCAGCCTTGCTCCTTCTACAACCGAGATACTTTTTGCTTTAGGGTTAGATGAAGAGATTGTGGGGGTAAGCTCGTATTGTAACTATCCGGCGCAGGCAAAAAACAAGAACAGGATTGGGGATTTTAGTAGTCCTAATATTGAGAAGATAATTTCATTAAAGCCGGATTATATTTTTTGTACCGGCCTTGAGCAAGCGCCAGTAATTACACAGTTAAAACAGCTCAAACTTAATGTTTATGTCGCCGACCCGGTAAATGTCGAAGAGTTGTTAAAAACAATCAAAGAAATAGGAGAGATAACCAAGAGAACAAGTCAAGCAACTGTATTGATTCAACAGATGAGAAACCAGATTCAGGCAGTAACTTCGAAGGTAGAACTTATTCCACAGGGAAAAAGGATTAAAGTTTTTCTTGAGATTTGGCATGAGCCATTAATGACTGCGGCGGGTGGCTCTTTTGTTGACGAGTTAGTTACTCTAGCAGGAGGGATTAATATTGCTCATGATTTACCACGGCCATATTGCAGTTTTAGCGCTGAAAGTGTAATTAGCCTTAATCCTCAATGCATTATCCTGGCGTATATGGATAAGGAGGCTCCTTTAAAATTAATTAAACAGCGTTTTGGCTGGGAAAGAATCGATGCCGTAAAGAATGGGCGGATATTCAACGATATTGATCCGGATATTTTACTTCGGCCCGGCCCAAGAATTACCAAAGGGCTTAGTCAAATTTATAAAAGATTGTACCAATAA
- the cobU gene encoding bifunctional adenosylcobinamide kinase/adenosylcobinamide-phosphate guanylyltransferase → MNKITLILGGARSGKSSYALTLAKRYKKVAFIATCQGQDKEMRQRIKLHKEARPKHWDTFEEPRNLKKVIEGINNKFECILIDCLTLLVSNFILAGEKEPKIFKELDELLSILVKKRVKIIIVSNEVGLGLVPVNKLGRDFRDIAGKVNQFVAAKAKEVIFMVSGIPLKIKGGN, encoded by the coding sequence ATGAATAAAATAACTTTAATTTTAGGAGGAGCACGTAGTGGAAAAAGTTCCTATGCTTTGACTCTTGCTAAAAGATATAAAAAAGTTGCCTTTATTGCTACTTGCCAGGGGCAAGATAAAGAAATGCGTCAACGTATCAAGTTGCATAAAGAAGCCAGGCCTAAGCATTGGGATACTTTTGAGGAGCCCAGAAATTTAAAAAAAGTAATAGAAGGGATAAATAATAAATTTGAATGTATTTTAATTGATTGCCTAACTCTTTTAGTTTCTAATTTTATCTTAGCTGGAGAGAAGGAGCCAAAAATTTTTAAGGAGCTTGATGAATTATTGTCTATTTTAGTTAAAAAAAGAGTAAAAATAATAATAGTTTCTAATGAAGTTGGTCTGGGGTTGGTTCCCGTAAATAAATTAGGAAGAGATTTTCGTGATATCGCAGGAAAAGTAAATCAATTTGTCGCAGCAAAGGCCAAGGAGGTAATTTTTATGGTCTCCGGAATACCTTTAAAGATAAAAGGAGGCAACTAA
- a CDS encoding ABC transporter ATP-binding protein: MPALLKINNLVGGYYKEDIIKGLTLNVNQGDFLVIIGPNGSGKTTLLRLVTRVLNLKAGEILYKDENIARMDLKEFCRRIAFVSGDISTDFSFTVMELVLMGRIPHLKRLQFETKKDIEIAISKLALTDTLSLKDKHIDELSAGERQRVVIARALAQEPLLLLLDEPTSHLDIGHQVQILDLLKKLNRRDNLTIVMILHDLNLASAYANRIALLDKGIVFKQGSAQEVLTYQNIEAVYKTIVLVNDNPLTGKPNVVLVPGDNQ; the protein is encoded by the coding sequence ATGCCTGCTCTGCTGAAAATAAATAATTTAGTCGGTGGCTATTATAAAGAAGATATTATCAAGGGATTGACTCTGAATGTAAATCAAGGCGATTTTCTGGTAATTATCGGGCCCAATGGTTCAGGGAAAACTACGCTTTTACGCCTGGTAACGCGGGTGCTTAATTTAAAAGCCGGAGAGATTCTTTATAAAGATGAAAATATAGCGCGGATGGATTTAAAAGAATTTTGTCGAAGAATAGCTTTTGTATCTGGGGATATCTCAACAGATTTCTCTTTTACGGTTATGGAACTAGTTTTAATGGGCAGAATTCCTCATTTAAAAAGGCTGCAATTTGAAACTAAAAAAGATATTGAGATTGCTATTAGTAAGCTTGCCCTCACTGATACCCTGAGCCTAAAAGACAAGCATATCGATGAATTAAGTGCTGGTGAGCGCCAGAGAGTGGTTATAGCCCGCGCCTTAGCTCAGGAACCACTTCTTCTGTTATTGGATGAACCGACTTCGCATTTGGATATCGGGCATCAGGTGCAGATTTTGGATTTATTAAAAAAGCTTAATCGCCGTGATAACCTTACGATTGTAATGATTTTACATGATTTAAATTTAGCCAGCGCCTATGCTAATCGTATTGCTTTACTAGACAAGGGTATTGTTTTTAAGCAGGGTTCTGCGCAGGAAGTTTTAACCTATCAGAATATCGAAGCGGTGTATAAAACAATCGTTTTAGTTAATGATAATCCCCTTACCGGTAAGCCAAATGTGGTTTTGGTTCCGGGAGATAATCAATAA
- a CDS encoding histidine phosphatase family protein: MTRLFLIRHGITVWNKQGRYCGCKDVSLSSQGKIQVAKLRMSLGSLRFDKIYCSDRKRALQSRSILFGRHKFTKMKGLREINFGVLEGLKHDEIMKKYSEVYKNWLTNPYKARIPRAEPMQIFKKRVVGTIKKIFKINSGKTIAAVCHGGVIGAFVSNILKKDREFWRYVPASSSITVVEYKDKKFKLSKFYHKKYLSSK, from the coding sequence ATGACAAGGCTTTTTTTAATCCGCCATGGGATAACCGTTTGGAATAAGCAGGGCCGTTACTGTGGGTGTAAGGATGTGTCTTTAAGCAGCCAAGGGAAGATCCAGGTTGCTAAATTACGCATGAGTCTTGGAAGTTTAAGATTTGATAAAATTTACTGTAGCGATAGGAAACGCGCGCTCCAGAGCAGGTCAATACTCTTTGGAAGGCATAAATTTACCAAGATGAAGGGTTTAAGAGAGATTAATTTTGGCGTACTCGAAGGGTTAAAGCATGATGAAATTATGAAAAAATACTCCGAGGTTTATAAAAACTGGTTAACTAATCCTTATAAGGCTCGGATTCCTAGGGCAGAACCTATGCAGATTTTTAAAAAAAGGGTGGTGGGTACTATAAAGAAGATATTTAAAATTAATTCCGGAAAAACTATTGCCGCGGTTTGTCACGGTGGGGTAATCGGTGCATTCGTAAGTAATATATTAAAGAAGGATCGTGAATTTTGGCGTTATGTACCCGCCTCTTCAAGTATTACAGTTGTGGAGTATAAGGACAAGAAATTTAAGCTGAGTAAATTTTATCACAAAAAATATCTTTCTAGTAAATAA
- the cobT gene encoding nicotinate-nucleotide--dimethylbenzimidazole phosphoribosyltransferase, with translation MERIKKIIGEISEVDILMMKKTQERLDSLTKPLGSLGRLEELAKQICGITGKDNPLLEKKVIFTLAADHGVTDEGVSAYPREVTAQMVYNFLNGGAGINVLARHVNARVVVADFGVVVDLKANQKLKIKKINYGTKNMAKGPAMTRDEAIKAICAGIEILKEELKFGVNIIGTGEMGIGNTTAASAIAACFTKREVEEVVGRGAGLDNRGLKNKIEVIKKSLSINKPNSSDPIDVLSKIGGFEIAGLVGVILAASANKIPVVIDGFISAASALVAFKIEPKVKNYMIAAHNSVEKGHKIILEHIGLRPLMDLDLRLGEGTGGALGIGLADAAVKILTQMATFKNANVSEKKE, from the coding sequence TTGGAAAGGATAAAAAAGATAATCGGTGAAATCTCTGAGGTCGATATCTTGATGATGAAGAAAACTCAAGAAAGATTAGATAGTTTGACCAAGCCTTTAGGAAGCCTAGGCAGATTGGAAGAATTAGCAAAACAAATCTGTGGAATTACCGGAAAAGATAATCCCTTGCTAGAAAAGAAGGTTATTTTTACCTTGGCTGCAGATCATGGTGTTACTGATGAGGGGGTAAGTGCTTATCCTCGGGAGGTAACTGCTCAGATGGTTTACAATTTTTTAAATGGTGGGGCAGGAATAAATGTTTTAGCAAGGCATGTTAATGCACGGGTAGTGGTCGCAGATTTTGGAGTTGTTGTGGATCTAAAAGCCAACCAGAAATTGAAGATTAAGAAGATAAATTACGGAACAAAAAATATGGCAAAGGGTCCGGCAATGACTAGGGATGAGGCTATAAAAGCCATTTGCGCGGGGATTGAAATACTTAAAGAAGAGCTTAAGTTTGGGGTTAATATTATTGGAACCGGGGAGATGGGCATTGGTAATACTACTGCTGCCAGCGCAATCGCTGCCTGTTTTACTAAAAGAGAAGTTGAAGAGGTAGTTGGAAGAGGGGCAGGTTTAGATAATAGAGGACTAAAAAATAAGATAGAGGTGATTAAAAAGTCTCTTTCTATTAATAAACCTAATTCGTCCGATCCTATTGATGTTTTATCTAAAATAGGAGGATTTGAAATCGCCGGCCTTGTAGGGGTTATTCTGGCGGCTTCTGCCAATAAGATTCCTGTAGTTATTGATGGATTTATATCCGCAGCCAGTGCTTTGGTTGCTTTTAAAATTGAGCCTAAAGTAAAAAATTATATGATCGCCGCGCATAATTCTGTAGAAAAGGGCCATAAAATTATTTTAGAGCATATCGGTTTAAGACCCCTAATGGATTTGGATTTACGGCTTGGTGAAGGCACAGGAGGGGCATTGGGTATTGGTTTGGCTGATGCAGCAGTTAAGATCCTTACGCAAATGGCTACTTTTAAGAATGCTAATGTATCGGAGAAAAAGGAATGA
- a CDS encoding glycosyltransferase family 2 protein: MRTCVIIPTYNESRAIGSLISQITKLGLEVIIVDDGSRDDTAKIALSSGAKVLRNDINMGKGASLIKGYNFVIAQGFDAVISMDGDGQHSCDDITAFIHKAKDSQNALIVGNRMSTTRGMPALRVITNRFMSALISLIIKQYIPDTQCGFRLIKKELLEKINLSTSKYETESEILIKAARLGFKIESIPIKTIYSGQKSQINPFIDTLRFLRFIILHSIRSPKHV; this comes from the coding sequence ATGCGCACCTGTGTAATTATTCCAACTTATAATGAATCTAGGGCAATTGGCAGCTTAATTAGCCAGATAACTAAATTAGGCCTTGAGGTAATTATAGTGGATGATGGCTCAAGGGATGATACAGCAAAGATTGCACTTTCAAGCGGCGCTAAGGTTTTGCGTAATGATATTAATATGGGCAAAGGCGCCTCTTTAATCAAGGGGTATAATTTTGTTATTGCTCAGGGATTTGACGCAGTGATAAGTATGGATGGGGATGGCCAGCATTCATGCGATGATATTACGGCATTTATCCATAAGGCTAAAGATTCTCAAAACGCTTTGATTGTTGGTAACCGTATGAGCACAACTAGAGGCATGCCTGCCTTACGTGTTATAACTAATCGTTTTATGTCAGCATTAATTTCGTTAATCATTAAGCAATATATTCCTGATACTCAGTGTGGTTTCCGTTTAATAAAAAAAGAATTACTTGAGAAAATAAACTTATCAACCTCTAAATATGAAACTGAGTCTGAAATTCTGATTAAGGCGGCGCGCCTCGGTTTTAAAATCGAATCTATCCCGATTAAAACTATTTATTCCGGGCAAAAAAGCCAGATAAATCCTTTTATCGATACTTTAAGATTCCTGCGTTTCATTATTCTGCACTCTATAAGGAGCCCTAAGCATGTTTGA
- a CDS encoding diphthine--ammonia ligase produces the protein MDKQKAIASWSGGKDSCLACYKAIQQGYDVKLLLNFVSRESKRGCFHGIEGRLLKHQADLIGIPLAQKEVSPDMEKYEEEFKAAVTQLRGKDIGSMVFGDIYLLEHESWIERVCKDLNINALEPLWNNPTENIIDDFLKAGFKAVIVSCKADVMGKEYLGRYIDRSLVEELKNKGICPCGEKGEFHTLVVDGPIFSKPIEILEAEPVIKESFWKHWFLDIKKYG, from the coding sequence ATGGATAAGCAAAAGGCAATAGCATCCTGGAGCGGAGGTAAAGACAGCTGTTTGGCTTGTTATAAGGCAATACAGCAGGGGTATGATGTAAAGCTGCTTTTAAATTTTGTCTCACGGGAATCAAAGCGCGGATGTTTTCATGGGATTGAGGGAAGGTTGCTTAAGCATCAGGCGGATTTAATCGGGATTCCTTTGGCGCAAAAAGAAGTTAGCCCGGATATGGAAAAATATGAGGAGGAATTTAAAGCTGCGGTAACCCAGCTGCGGGGCAAAGATATCGGTTCGATGGTGTTCGGGGATATATATTTATTAGAGCATGAAAGTTGGATTGAACGGGTATGTAAAGATTTGAATATTAATGCATTAGAGCCACTTTGGAATAATCCTACAGAAAATATTATCGATGATTTTTTAAAAGCAGGATTTAAAGCAGTTATTGTTAGCTGTAAGGCAGATGTAATGGGCAAGGAATATCTTGGCCGTTATATTGATAGAAGCCTGGTTGAAGAACTTAAGAATAAAGGAATTTGTCCCTGTGGGGAGAAAGGAGAATTTCATACTTTAGTGGTTGATGGGCCGATATTCAGCAAGCCCATTGAAATATTAGAAGCAGAACCTGTAATTAAGGAAAGTTTTTGGAAACATTGGTTTTTAGATATTAAAAAATACGGTTAA
- the cobS gene encoding adenosylcobinamide-GDP ribazoletransferase, translated as MSSFLLAMQFLTILPLEIKKFNQVKIAKSLIYFPVVGLFLGLILTGINMLLTALGIFPLTVNIILVVVLIILTGGMHLDGLSDTADAFLSGKEKEEMLTIMRDSHTGVMGVLSLISIILLKTGLLLSVSVVLKPAALILMCVLGRWSAVFCMYLFPYARQEGKAKLFIEGINLKIFIISSIVVIICVSVVLSIAGLAILLTISGCIYLIGKSICKKIEGITGDTLGALIELTEVATLLILCFVQGVING; from the coding sequence ATGAGTAGTTTTTTATTGGCAATGCAATTTCTAACCATTCTGCCTCTAGAGATTAAAAAATTTAACCAGGTTAAAATAGCCAAGTCCCTAATCTACTTTCCGGTTGTCGGCTTATTTTTAGGATTAATACTTACTGGTATAAACATGTTATTAACGGCTTTGGGTATTTTTCCGTTGACCGTAAACATAATCCTGGTTGTGGTTTTAATTATTCTTACCGGAGGAATGCATTTAGATGGGTTAAGTGATACAGCAGATGCGTTTTTAAGTGGTAAAGAGAAAGAAGAAATGCTTACGATTATGCGGGATTCGCATACCGGAGTAATGGGCGTTTTGAGCTTGATAAGTATTATACTTCTTAAGACCGGTTTGCTCCTGTCTGTGAGTGTTGTGCTGAAACCAGCAGCTTTAATATTGATGTGTGTTTTAGGTAGGTGGTCTGCTGTTTTTTGTATGTATTTATTTCCTTACGCGCGCCAGGAAGGCAAGGCAAAATTATTTATAGAAGGGATTAACTTAAAAATCTTTATTATTTCTTCAATAGTCGTCATTATCTGCGTATCTGTAGTTTTGAGCATAGCGGGATTGGCTATTTTATTAACTATATCCGGTTGTATTTATTTAATTGGAAAATCTATTTGTAAAAAGATCGAAGGAATAACCGGTGATACGCTGGGAGCTCTAATTGAATTGACAGAAGTTGCTACTTTATTAATTTTGTGTTTTGTTCAAGGGGTGATCAATGGATAA
- a CDS encoding iron ABC transporter permease, giving the protein MRLGRKLLILFLLLCVAVILGLIKGAVNIPLPDLLSKGNQTIINLRLLRIVAAIFVGSGLAVSGIALQAILRNPLAEPYLLGTSSGAGLAALSAMILGVSRIYMPLAAFLGAGLSIIIVYNLSRERGMIVDKTLILSGVIISVAFSSVIVFLVSLFGDKAMHEMNWWLWGSLQVFDYKLLLLVAFPVVLGICVIYLFAQDLNAISMGEEDARHLGIEVQNIKKVLIFITALITASLICICGIIGFVGLIVPHMMRLVVGPNHKVLIPVTCLAASVFMVACDLLARTLFAPVEIPIGVLTAIIGTPVFIILLKKGKRI; this is encoded by the coding sequence ATGCGCCTTGGAAGAAAACTTTTAATTTTATTTTTACTACTCTGTGTGGCTGTAATTCTGGGCCTGATAAAAGGTGCGGTAAACATTCCATTGCCCGATCTTTTATCCAAAGGTAACCAAACGATTATTAATTTACGTTTATTACGGATTGTTGCGGCAATTTTTGTGGGAAGTGGTCTGGCGGTGTCTGGAATAGCGCTTCAGGCAATATTAAGGAATCCACTAGCTGAACCATATTTATTGGGTACTTCAAGCGGCGCGGGCCTAGCGGCGCTTAGTGCTATGATATTGGGAGTTTCTAGGATTTATATGCCTTTGGCAGCATTTCTGGGTGCAGGTCTGAGTATTATCATTGTTTATAATCTATCCCGTGAAAGAGGTATGATTGTGGATAAAACTCTGATTCTTTCCGGTGTCATTATCTCTGTTGCTTTTTCTTCGGTAATAGTATTTCTTGTATCGTTGTTTGGGGATAAAGCAATGCATGAGATGAACTGGTGGTTGTGGGGAAGCCTGCAGGTTTTTGATTATAAGCTTTTACTTTTGGTTGCATTTCCAGTGGTATTGGGGATATGTGTGATTTATCTGTTTGCTCAGGATCTTAACGCCATTAGCATGGGAGAAGAGGATGCAAGGCATTTGGGTATAGAGGTACAGAATATAAAGAAGGTGCTTATTTTTATTACTGCTTTGATTACTGCTAGCCTTATTTGTATCTGCGGGATAATTGGGTTTGTCGGTTTGATTGTGCCGCACATGATGCGCCTGGTTGTTGGCCCGAACCACAAAGTTTTAATCCCGGTGACGTGTCTGGCTGCTTCGGTCTTTATGGTTGCCTGTGACCTTTTAGCGCGTACACTTTTTGCGCCTGTTGAAATTCCTATTGGTGTACTTACGGCAATAATCGGGACGCCGGTATTTATCATACTTTTGAAAAAAGGGAAGAGGATTTAA
- a CDS encoding cob(I)yrinic acid a,c-diamide adenosyltransferase: MIQVYTGNGKGKTTAALGLAIRAAGAGFNVYIAQFTKGRFCSEHKALKKIKNIKVEQFGRNCFIKYKPQAIDVALAHKGLEKVKKIISRRKYRLIILDEINVALKLRLVEIKDVLDLMKYTPRGIELVLTGRCAPEQIVKCADLVSQIKEIKHYYKRGFRARKGIEF, translated from the coding sequence ATGATTCAGGTTTACACAGGTAATGGTAAAGGTAAGACTACTGCGGCATTGGGCCTGGCAATACGTGCTGCCGGAGCAGGATTTAATGTTTATATTGCGCAGTTTACAAAGGGCCGGTTTTGTAGCGAACATAAGGCATTGAAGAAAATAAAAAATATAAAAGTGGAACAGTTTGGCAGGAATTGTTTTATAAAATATAAACCTCAAGCAATCGATGTTGCGTTAGCTCATAAGGGCCTGGAAAAAGTAAAAAAAATTATTTCCCGCAGGAAATACCGCTTAATAATTTTAGATGAAATTAACGTTGCTCTGAAATTAAGGTTGGTCGAGATTAAAGACGTGCTGGATTTAATGAAATATACTCCCAGAGGCATTGAATTGGTTCTTACCGGCCGCTGCGCTCCGGAGCAGATTGTAAAATGCGCAGACTTGGTTAGCCAAATAAAGGAAATTAAGCATTATTATAAGCGTGGTTTTAGAGCAAGAAAAGGCATTGAGTTCTAA